In Persicimonas caeni, a single window of DNA contains:
- the egtB gene encoding ergothioneine biosynthesis protein EgtB, whose amino-acid sequence MERDTESLRSRYVQVRTFSEQLCEPLETEDYVVQSMPDASPAKWHLAHTTWFFDQFILQELCGREPYSEPFNFLFNSYYNAAGDQYTRARRGMITRPTVEQVYDYRNAIDDELQNVIAKGDLSEEFVLRLEVGLNHEQQHQELLLTDLKHLMWQNPLRPAPYPQEHEPFAAERKQEPREMRRHAFDGGVYEIGYGGDGFSYDNESPRHEVLLQPFELARRPVTCGEYLQFIEDGGYERPDHWLSDGWATVQEQGWDGPLYWEKRDGQWHHYTLNGMRPVQPNEPVSHVSYYEADAFADWAGARLPSEQEWEVATQGQFIEGNFVESGNFHPRAVETDPEGFTQMFGDVWEWTRSSYGPYPGFEPFEGALGEYNGKFMCGQYVLRGGSCATSKTHIRETYRNFFYPHSRWQFSGIRLAW is encoded by the coding sequence ATGGAGCGCGACACAGAATCGCTGCGCAGCCGTTATGTTCAGGTGCGAACTTTCTCCGAGCAGCTGTGCGAGCCGCTCGAGACCGAGGATTACGTCGTCCAGTCGATGCCCGACGCGAGCCCCGCGAAGTGGCACCTGGCGCACACGACTTGGTTTTTCGACCAGTTCATCCTCCAGGAGCTGTGCGGCCGCGAGCCGTATAGTGAGCCGTTCAATTTCCTGTTCAACTCCTACTACAACGCCGCCGGCGACCAGTACACGCGCGCCCGACGAGGCATGATCACCCGGCCGACCGTCGAGCAGGTCTACGACTACCGCAACGCCATCGACGACGAACTCCAAAACGTGATCGCCAAGGGCGACCTGAGTGAGGAGTTCGTCCTGCGGCTCGAAGTCGGCCTCAACCACGAGCAGCAACACCAAGAGCTTCTGCTCACCGACCTCAAGCACCTGATGTGGCAAAACCCGCTGCGCCCGGCGCCCTATCCGCAGGAGCACGAGCCGTTCGCCGCCGAGCGCAAGCAGGAGCCGCGCGAGATGCGCCGCCACGCCTTCGACGGCGGGGTCTACGAGATCGGCTATGGCGGAGACGGCTTCTCCTACGACAACGAGAGCCCTCGCCACGAGGTGCTCTTGCAGCCCTTCGAACTCGCTCGCCGGCCGGTGACCTGCGGCGAGTACCTGCAGTTTATCGAAGACGGCGGCTACGAGCGCCCCGACCACTGGTTGTCGGACGGATGGGCGACGGTGCAGGAGCAGGGCTGGGACGGCCCGCTCTACTGGGAAAAGCGCGACGGCCAGTGGCACCACTACACCCTCAACGGCATGCGCCCCGTGCAGCCCAACGAGCCCGTCAGCCACGTCAGCTACTACGAAGCCGACGCCTTCGCCGACTGGGCCGGCGCGCGGCTGCCCTCCGAGCAAGAGTGGGAGGTCGCCACCCAGGGCCAATTCATCGAGGGCAACTTCGTCGAGTCGGGCAACTTCCACCCGCGCGCCGTCGAGACCGACCCGGAGGGCTTCACCCAGATGTTCGGCGATGTGTGGGAGTGGACCCGCAGCTCCTACGGCCCCTACCCGGGCTTCGAGCCCTTCGAAGGCGCGCTCGGCGAGTACAACGGCAAGTTCATGTGCGGCCAATACGTGCTGCGCGGCGGCTCCTGCGCCACCTCCAAGACCCACATCCGCGAGACCTACCGCAACTTCTTCTATCCCCATTCGCGCTGGCAATTCTCGGGGATTCGCCTCGCCTGGTGA
- a CDS encoding ABC transporter ATP-binding protein: MLFDLDNVQKSYGNFEALKGITLQIEEGSVGLLGPNGAGKSTLIKTLLGLLEMTRGSASVLGHRLPEQAHKIRQAIGYMPENDCYLPYMTAVRYVSLMGELTGMPRSEAFSRAHETLYYVGLGEARYRKLSGFSTGMKQRVKLAQALVHGPRLVFLDEPTNGLDPQGRDEMLDLINDVKARGVSVVLSSHILYDVERVCESVIMLDQGELIHCGPIDALKADKGERVIEIQTKEDDERFRQALISRGFDVEREGFRLLVRLGADADPLAILDVALEEGIQVRHFMPGELTLEKAFLTLLDEHNEAATA; encoded by the coding sequence ATGCTGTTCGACCTCGACAACGTCCAAAAGAGTTACGGAAACTTCGAGGCGCTCAAGGGGATCACCCTGCAAATCGAGGAGGGAAGCGTGGGACTGCTGGGGCCGAACGGCGCCGGCAAGTCGACGCTGATCAAGACCCTGCTCGGTTTGCTGGAGATGACCCGCGGCAGCGCCAGCGTGCTCGGCCACCGACTGCCCGAGCAGGCCCACAAGATCCGTCAGGCCATCGGCTATATGCCCGAGAACGACTGCTACCTGCCGTATATGACGGCGGTGCGCTATGTCAGCCTGATGGGCGAATTGACGGGCATGCCCCGCTCGGAGGCGTTCAGCCGAGCCCACGAGACTCTGTATTACGTGGGGCTGGGCGAGGCGCGCTACCGCAAACTGAGCGGCTTTTCGACGGGCATGAAGCAGCGCGTCAAGCTCGCCCAGGCGCTGGTCCACGGGCCCAGACTCGTCTTCTTGGACGAGCCGACCAACGGCCTCGACCCGCAGGGGCGCGACGAGATGCTCGACCTGATCAACGACGTCAAAGCCCGCGGGGTGAGCGTCGTGTTGTCGAGCCACATCCTCTACGACGTCGAGCGGGTCTGCGAGTCGGTGATCATGCTCGACCAAGGCGAGTTGATCCACTGCGGCCCCATCGACGCGCTCAAGGCCGACAAGGGCGAGCGTGTCATCGAGATTCAGACCAAAGAGGACGACGAGCGCTTCCGCCAGGCGCTGATCTCGCGGGGCTTCGACGTCGAGCGCGAGGGCTTTCGCCTGCTCGTGCGCCTTGGCGCCGACGCCGATCCGCTCGCCATCTTGGACGTCGCCCTCGAGGAGGGCATCCAGGTGCGCCACTTCATGCCGGGTGAGCTGACGCTCGAAAAAGCATTCTTGACGCTATTGGATGAACACAACGAAGCAGCAACAGCGTAA
- a CDS encoding ABC transporter permease, with the protein MAIHEQNYVSYDGPLDDGGGWWIFARATFGLAWSLKRTKLLLFLLWIPVLITLGLVFVEYGVRENMPSLQALAGKGEEGLGAGAVTFVLQMQFFSAALLMMASGCGAIAEDLRYRTFQLYFSRPVERWEYILGKFLGISMLCSLVTVVPAVLIGGLRAAYFYRTDLAGPMIKQTLVGIVLSACIAAVVSSVVLGLSSLTRRTGYAVLGWIGVLFVPMVVAAIVGVASSGADTANLTHLAGNFWLLSQGLLDPSPPDVPIIAPMLILVAVSGLALFGIRWRVHKLEGIA; encoded by the coding sequence ATGGCAATACACGAACAAAATTACGTCAGCTACGACGGCCCGCTCGATGACGGCGGCGGCTGGTGGATCTTCGCACGCGCCACCTTCGGGCTCGCTTGGAGCCTCAAGCGCACCAAGCTTTTGCTCTTCTTGCTCTGGATTCCGGTGCTGATCACCCTCGGCCTGGTCTTCGTCGAGTACGGCGTGCGCGAGAATATGCCCTCCTTGCAGGCGCTGGCCGGCAAAGGTGAAGAGGGCCTCGGCGCCGGGGCAGTGACCTTCGTGCTGCAGATGCAGTTCTTCTCGGCCGCCCTTCTGATGATGGCCAGCGGCTGCGGGGCGATCGCCGAAGATCTGCGCTACCGCACCTTCCAGCTCTACTTCTCACGCCCGGTCGAGCGCTGGGAGTATATCCTGGGCAAATTCCTGGGCATCTCCATGCTCTGCTCGCTGGTCACGGTCGTTCCGGCGGTGCTCATCGGCGGGCTTCGGGCGGCGTATTTCTACCGCACCGACCTCGCCGGCCCGATGATCAAGCAGACGCTCGTCGGGATCGTCTTGTCGGCCTGCATCGCCGCGGTGGTCAGCAGCGTGGTGCTCGGGCTGAGTAGCCTGACGCGGCGCACCGGCTACGCGGTGCTGGGGTGGATCGGCGTCTTATTCGTGCCGATGGTCGTCGCGGCCATCGTCGGGGTGGCCAGCTCGGGGGCGGATACCGCCAACCTGACCCACCTGGCAGGCAATTTCTGGCTGCTCAGCCAGGGCCTGCTCGACCCGTCGCCGCCCGACGTGCCGATCATCGCGCCCATGCTCATCTTGGTAGCCGTCTCCGGCCTCGCCCTCTTCGGCATCCGCTGGCGCGTCCACAAACTCGAGGGGATCGCATGA
- a CDS encoding ABC transporter ATP-binding protein, whose protein sequence is MSSTETANGAATAQTAQKTQQTRAERPIARVGGDPVVISARRLSLWYGQVIGVNDISLDIGPGVTGLLGPNGAGKSTLMKILSGQLRPSTGAARMFGEPIWNNSKIFSRVGLVPEQDAFYEEMTGKEFVTYLTRLQGYSPAEADKMADETIELVGMTESKDRPIEEYSKGMRQRIKLAQAISHDPDVLFLDEPLTGTDPVGRHKMIELVNHLGDEGKTVLVSSHVLHEVEQMTRDILLINKGRVLAEGNIYKIRELIDEHPHTIFIDCDAPRKFAAMLTEYDDIVRVEFTDKGFQVATRDPDSCYPRIPRLAREHGIELRGYMSPDNNLMSVFEYLVK, encoded by the coding sequence ATGAGCAGCACCGAAACAGCCAATGGAGCCGCAACTGCTCAGACTGCTCAGAAGACTCAGCAGACGCGCGCCGAGCGCCCGATCGCCCGTGTGGGCGGAGATCCGGTCGTCATCTCGGCTCGCCGCCTGTCGCTGTGGTACGGCCAGGTGATCGGCGTCAACGACATCTCGCTCGACATCGGCCCGGGCGTCACCGGCCTTCTGGGCCCGAACGGCGCCGGCAAGTCGACGCTGATGAAGATCCTGAGCGGCCAGCTTCGCCCCTCGACGGGCGCCGCGCGCATGTTCGGCGAGCCGATCTGGAACAACTCGAAGATCTTCTCGCGCGTGGGGCTCGTCCCCGAGCAAGACGCCTTCTACGAGGAGATGACGGGCAAGGAGTTCGTCACCTACCTGACGCGGCTGCAGGGATACTCTCCGGCCGAAGCCGACAAGATGGCCGACGAGACGATCGAGCTCGTCGGGATGACCGAGTCCAAGGACCGGCCCATCGAGGAGTACTCCAAGGGAATGCGCCAGCGCATCAAGCTCGCCCAGGCGATCTCACACGACCCGGACGTCTTGTTTCTGGACGAGCCGCTCACCGGCACCGATCCGGTGGGCCGCCACAAGATGATCGAGCTCGTCAATCACCTCGGCGACGAGGGCAAGACGGTGCTCGTGTCGAGCCACGTGCTCCACGAGGTCGAGCAAATGACGCGCGACATCCTGCTCATCAACAAGGGCCGGGTGCTCGCCGAGGGCAATATCTACAAGATTCGCGAGCTCATCGACGAGCACCCGCACACGATCTTCATCGACTGCGACGCGCCGCGAAAATTCGCCGCCATGCTCACCGAGTACGACGACATCGTGCGCGTCGAGTTCACCGACAAGGGCTTCCAGGTCGCCACGCGTGACCCCGACAGCTGCTACCCGCGCATCCCGCGGCTGGCCCGCGAGCACGGCATCGAGCTTCGCGGCTACATGTCGCCGGACAATAACCTGATGTCGGTGTTCGAGTACCTCGTGAAGTGA
- a CDS encoding leucyl aminopeptidase family protein gives MDYRTSDKGTTEIEADLLVVPVSVEGLEERRCHALRMISEKSRLDLFVECEREEFEAKPGQTIVFRRLNELGAERVLLVGLGGEDERAGDALWRGGVRAGRRAFELRAKHVALALPDGQNDGKGAARAASEVALGVSYGIYRFDKYLRREDQDYEGPDTLTLVRNGRDVDVSLDEVGLIAHGVALARDMVNEPPGTLTPEEFADRARAIAGRAGLECASLDSAELVQRGFNLIEAVGKGSDNPPSLIHLIYRPDGEVRRKVALVGKGITFDTGGYSMKRPEGMKFMHSDMAGGAAVLGAARVLGELKPEGIEIHFLVPAAENAVNGRATRPADIVRGYGGKTVQILNTDAEGRLVLADALAYAQEYDVDTIVDLATLTGSSVVALGGYHAALFSDNDELVAGLTDASKRGCEGLWRMPLPPDIDKQLDSPVADMKNIGSRWGGAISAALFLKRWVDVDRWAHIDMAGPAYSVEGDDLRIVGGTGFGVTTLVEFVRSL, from the coding sequence ATGGACTATCGGACTAGCGACAAGGGCACGACTGAAATCGAGGCCGATCTGCTCGTGGTTCCCGTGTCGGTCGAGGGGCTCGAGGAGCGGCGTTGTCACGCGCTGCGCATGATCAGCGAGAAGTCGCGGCTCGACCTGTTCGTCGAGTGTGAGCGCGAGGAGTTCGAGGCGAAGCCCGGCCAGACGATCGTGTTTCGCCGGCTCAACGAGCTCGGCGCCGAGCGCGTGCTCCTGGTGGGATTGGGCGGCGAGGACGAGCGCGCGGGCGACGCGCTGTGGCGTGGCGGCGTTCGCGCCGGGCGTCGCGCCTTCGAACTGCGCGCCAAACACGTCGCGCTGGCGCTTCCCGACGGACAAAACGACGGCAAGGGCGCGGCCCGAGCGGCCTCCGAGGTCGCGCTGGGCGTCAGCTACGGGATCTACCGCTTCGACAAGTACCTGCGCCGCGAAGATCAAGACTACGAGGGGCCCGACACGCTCACGCTGGTGCGAAACGGCCGAGACGTCGACGTCTCGCTCGACGAAGTCGGCCTGATCGCCCACGGCGTGGCGCTGGCCCGCGACATGGTCAACGAGCCGCCCGGCACGCTCACGCCCGAAGAGTTCGCCGACCGCGCCCGCGCCATCGCCGGCCGCGCCGGCCTGGAGTGCGCCTCGCTCGACAGCGCCGAGCTCGTCCAGCGCGGCTTCAACCTGATCGAGGCCGTCGGCAAAGGCAGCGACAACCCGCCCAGCCTCATCCACCTGATCTACCGCCCCGACGGCGAGGTGCGCCGCAAGGTCGCGCTGGTGGGCAAAGGCATCACCTTCGACACCGGCGGCTACAGCATGAAGCGTCCCGAAGGGATGAAGTTCATGCACAGCGACATGGCCGGCGGCGCCGCCGTGCTCGGCGCGGCGCGCGTGCTGGGCGAGTTGAAGCCCGAAGGCATCGAGATCCACTTCTTGGTGCCCGCGGCCGAAAACGCGGTCAACGGACGGGCCACCCGACCGGCCGACATCGTGCGCGGCTACGGCGGAAAGACCGTCCAAATCTTGAACACCGACGCCGAAGGCCGCCTGGTCCTGGCCGACGCGCTCGCCTACGCCCAGGAGTACGACGTCGACACCATCGTCGACCTCGCCACGCTCACCGGTTCGAGCGTCGTGGCGCTAGGCGGCTACCACGCAGCGCTCTTCTCGGACAACGACGAGCTCGTCGCCGGGCTCACCGACGCCTCGAAGCGCGGCTGCGAGGGGCTGTGGCGCATGCCGCTCCCCCCCGACATCGACAAGCAACTCGACTCGCCGGTGGCCGACATGAAGAATATCGGCAGCCGTTGGGGCGGCGCGATCAGCGCCGCGCTCTTCTTGAAGCGCTGGGTCGACGTCGACCGCTGGGCCCACATCGACATGGCCGGACCGGCCTACTCGGTCGAAGGCGACGACCTTCGCATCGTCGGCGGGACTGGCTTTGGGGTGACGACGCTCGTGGAGTTTGTGCGGAGTCTGTGA
- a CDS encoding ABC transporter permease: MTTARTVNPGSQIATIYTTDLRRLLFAKKTLVLLCVQLLPVVFALIYVFFENIDGLSMFSETVEGVMFPFLIPLAAVFYGGPALVDEMEGRTLTYLTLRPVPKPALFLGKWLAGTTVAVGLVLIPVISLLAIVAIASGGMGTSLTTIVQILLATVLGTAAYTAIFAALGALVAKSLFAGILYFVVVELIFSFLPVLELLSVRFHMRNAAEFNTSSRLGMLDQLVFDQPLTIDWWLGAIILAIMCGIAVAAGSVIFSNKQYHI; encoded by the coding sequence ATGACCACAGCCCGTACAGTAAATCCCGGCAGCCAGATTGCGACGATCTATACGACCGATCTGCGCAGGCTCTTGTTCGCCAAGAAGACGCTCGTGCTCTTGTGCGTGCAGCTCCTGCCGGTGGTCTTCGCGCTGATCTACGTCTTCTTCGAGAATATCGACGGCCTGTCGATGTTCTCGGAGACCGTCGAAGGGGTGATGTTCCCGTTTCTGATCCCGCTGGCGGCCGTCTTTTACGGTGGTCCGGCGCTGGTCGACGAGATGGAGGGGCGCACGCTGACCTACCTGACGCTGCGTCCCGTCCCCAAGCCGGCGCTCTTCTTGGGCAAATGGCTCGCCGGCACCACGGTGGCCGTGGGCCTGGTGCTCATCCCGGTGATCTCCTTGCTCGCCATCGTCGCGATCGCCTCGGGCGGGATGGGGACGTCGTTGACCACCATCGTGCAGATCCTGTTGGCCACCGTGCTGGGCACGGCGGCCTACACCGCCATCTTCGCCGCGCTCGGCGCCCTGGTGGCCAAGAGCCTCTTCGCGGGCATCCTTTACTTTGTGGTCGTGGAACTCATTTTCTCGTTCCTGCCGGTGCTCGAACTGCTCAGCGTTCGCTTTCACATGCGCAACGCCGCCGAGTTCAACACCTCGAGCCGACTGGGCATGCTCGATCAGCTCGTCTTCGACCAACCGTTGACGATCGACTGGTGGCTCGGCGCGATCATCCTCGCCATCATGTGCGGCATTGCGGTCGCGGCGGGCTCGGTCATCTTTTCGAACAAGCAATACCACATCTAA
- a CDS encoding serine/threonine protein kinase, translated as MKVCPQCHKRFPDNTSVCPNDGTQLVAARTGQNQASRPSAPNRTGSRPQQRPHTGGSRPQQRPQGGGSRAQQRSQQRSQQRSQQGRQSSPISQPQNVDLVGRVFFGEYTITKKLGEGGMGAVYLARQNAIDQNVALKVLHARAAESDEIVQRFHREAKVISMLTHPNIVRVFIFGRTEDDLLYLVMEYVQGRELRDRLEETGPLDELLAIKIMKQTCSALAEAHDLGIIHRDLKPDNILLTEFRGEKNFVKILDFGIAKLKEPDGKPEQKLTQAGIVYGTPEYLSPEQAQALDLDQRTDIYSLGCILYELITGRVPFTDKNPVQILTKHVFEEPPKPSEVAPGRVAPTMEKIIMKAIAKDPNDRYENAMAMFEALVGREREILSERSVDARETYFPGSELTGMHQVSKLHEYLDAAKETNAVSNATPAPQFQNDGGQAMAAPQSHNPQAQSQPVQPAMGAPQQQPQDGNANRKIIIIAIVALVFILLVLVGFIAVLLLNG; from the coding sequence ATGAAAGTGTGTCCGCAGTGTCACAAGCGCTTCCCCGACAACACGTCGGTTTGTCCCAATGACGGCACCCAGCTAGTGGCTGCTCGCACCGGACAAAACCAGGCGAGCCGCCCGTCGGCGCCCAACCGAACCGGCTCGCGGCCTCAGCAACGGCCCCACACCGGCGGCTCGCGGCCCCAACAGCGGCCCCAAGGTGGCGGCTCGCGCGCCCAGCAGCGGTCTCAGCAGCGATCTCAACAGCGATCTCAACAAGGGCGCCAGTCTTCGCCGATCTCTCAGCCCCAAAACGTCGACCTGGTGGGTCGCGTTTTCTTCGGTGAATACACGATCACCAAGAAGCTTGGCGAAGGCGGCATGGGCGCGGTGTACCTGGCGCGCCAAAACGCCATCGACCAGAACGTGGCCCTCAAGGTGCTGCACGCCCGGGCGGCCGAGAGCGACGAGATCGTCCAGCGCTTCCACCGCGAGGCGAAGGTCATCAGTATGCTCACCCACCCGAATATCGTTCGGGTGTTCATCTTCGGGCGTACCGAAGACGATCTGCTCTACCTGGTCATGGAGTACGTGCAGGGACGCGAGCTGCGCGACCGCCTCGAAGAAACCGGCCCGCTCGACGAGCTGCTGGCCATCAAGATCATGAAGCAGACGTGCAGCGCCCTGGCTGAAGCCCACGACCTGGGCATCATCCACCGCGATCTCAAACCCGATAACATCCTTTTGACCGAATTTCGGGGCGAAAAGAACTTCGTCAAAATTCTAGACTTCGGGATCGCCAAGCTCAAAGAGCCCGACGGCAAGCCCGAGCAGAAGCTAACCCAGGCCGGCATCGTCTACGGCACGCCCGAATACCTGTCGCCCGAGCAGGCTCAGGCCCTCGATCTGGACCAGCGCACCGACATCTACAGCCTCGGCTGCATCCTCTACGAGCTGATCACCGGCCGGGTGCCGTTCACCGACAAGAACCCGGTGCAGATCTTGACCAAGCACGTCTTCGAAGAGCCGCCCAAGCCCAGCGAGGTCGCTCCCGGGCGCGTGGCGCCGACGATGGAAAAGATCATCATGAAGGCGATCGCCAAGGACCCCAACGATCGCTACGAGAACGCCATGGCGATGTTCGAGGCGCTGGTCGGCCGCGAGCGCGAGATCTTGTCGGAGCGCTCGGTCGACGCGCGCGAGACGTATTTCCCGGGCAGCGAGCTCACCGGCATGCACCAGGTCAGCAAGCTGCACGAGTACCTCGACGCCGCCAAGGAGACCAACGCGGTCTCGAACGCCACCCCTGCGCCGCAGTTTCAAAACGACGGCGGCCAGGCGATGGCTGCCCCGCAATCGCACAACCCGCAGGCGCAAAGCCAGCCGGTCCAACCGGCCATGGGCGCGCCCCAACAACAGCCGCAGGACGGCAACGCCAACCGCAAGATCATCATCATCGCGATCGTCGCGCTGGTGTTCATCTTGCTGGTGCTCGTCGGCTTCATTGCGGTGCTGTTGTTGAACGGCTGA
- a CDS encoding phytoene desaturase family protein — protein sequence MKQSTVSYKRHDFSGHWDAVIIGSGIGGLATAAIMAKEGKRVLVLERHYTAGGFTHVFRRPKYEWDVGLHYVGEVTRPNSTLRRLFDYVTDGKLEWADMGEVYDQICFGDEVYPFRKGTDNFKAELKRHFEAPEDQQAIDDYVDLVFKAVGQGQKYFMEKAMPPLLGKLTGRFLRSKFLDLAGRSTLSVMRELTSNERLIGVLTGQWGDYGLPPSKSSFAMHAMVARHYFSGGAYPVGGSGAILEHIAPVIEQAGGVIAVSAEVDEILIENDRAVGVRMADDREIRADMVISGAGYMNTVSSLLPEDVARRHDMLSELQQVEPSASHICLYLGFQKTAEELELPKANYWLYPDNYDHDQNVERFVANPEETELPVTYISFPSAKDPDWERRYPGTATVEIITVAPYDWFREWEGTRWKKRGEEYDALKARLSERMLAKLYAVEPQLEGEIDHCELSTPLSTKHFANYDTGEIYGLAHTPERFEKRFLRAHTPVRDLYLTGQDIATCGIGGALSASMITAAAALKQNIPAKIFKAS from the coding sequence ATGAAGCAATCGACCGTCTCGTACAAACGTCACGACTTTTCGGGTCACTGGGACGCGGTGATCATCGGCTCCGGCATCGGCGGCCTCGCCACCGCGGCGATCATGGCCAAAGAGGGCAAGCGCGTGCTCGTGCTCGAGCGCCACTACACCGCCGGTGGGTTCACCCACGTGTTTCGCCGACCGAAGTACGAGTGGGACGTCGGGCTGCACTACGTGGGCGAGGTCACCCGCCCCAACTCGACGCTTCGTCGGCTCTTCGATTACGTGACCGACGGCAAGCTCGAGTGGGCGGATATGGGCGAGGTCTACGACCAGATCTGCTTTGGCGACGAGGTCTACCCGTTTCGAAAGGGGACCGACAACTTCAAGGCCGAGCTCAAGCGCCACTTCGAGGCGCCCGAGGACCAGCAGGCGATCGACGACTACGTCGATCTCGTCTTCAAGGCGGTCGGCCAGGGCCAGAAGTACTTCATGGAGAAGGCGATGCCGCCTCTTCTGGGCAAGCTCACCGGCCGATTCCTGCGCTCGAAATTCTTGGACCTCGCCGGCCGCTCTACCCTGTCGGTGATGCGCGAGCTGACCTCCAACGAGCGCCTTATCGGCGTGCTCACCGGCCAGTGGGGCGATTATGGCCTGCCGCCGTCGAAGAGCAGCTTTGCGATGCACGCGATGGTCGCGCGCCACTACTTTAGCGGCGGGGCGTATCCGGTAGGCGGCTCGGGGGCGATCTTGGAGCATATCGCGCCGGTCATCGAGCAAGCCGGCGGGGTCATCGCGGTGAGCGCCGAGGTCGACGAGATCCTCATCGAGAACGACCGGGCCGTGGGCGTGCGCATGGCCGACGACCGCGAGATTCGCGCCGACATGGTCATCAGCGGCGCCGGGTACATGAACACCGTCTCGAGCCTGCTCCCCGAGGACGTCGCCCGCCGCCACGACATGCTCTCCGAGCTGCAGCAGGTCGAGCCGTCGGCCTCGCATATCTGCCTGTACCTGGGCTTCCAGAAGACCGCCGAGGAGCTCGAGCTCCCCAAGGCCAACTACTGGCTCTACCCGGACAACTACGACCACGACCAGAACGTCGAGCGCTTTGTCGCCAACCCCGAGGAGACCGAGCTTCCGGTGACCTATATCTCGTTTCCGTCGGCCAAAGATCCCGACTGGGAGCGACGCTATCCGGGAACGGCCACCGTCGAGATCATCACCGTGGCGCCCTACGACTGGTTTCGGGAGTGGGAGGGCACGCGCTGGAAAAAGCGCGGCGAGGAGTACGACGCCCTCAAAGCGCGGCTCTCGGAGCGCATGCTCGCCAAGCTCTACGCCGTCGAGCCGCAACTCGAAGGTGAGATCGACCACTGCGAGCTGTCGACGCCGCTGTCGACGAAGCATTTCGCCAACTACGACACCGGCGAGATCTACGGGCTGGCGCACACGCCCGAGCGCTTCGAGAAGCGCTTTCTGCGCGCGCACACCCCGGTTCGCGACCTGTATCTGACCGGCCAGGACATCGCCACCTGCGGCATCGGCGGCGCGCTCAGCGCCAGCATGATCACCGCGGCGGCAGCGCTCAAGCAGAATATCCCGGCCAAGATCTTCAAGGCGAGCTGA